The Geminocystis sp. NIES-3708 genomic sequence GGTTGCCCACGAACCGCCGATGAGCATATAATGACGATCATCAAAAAAAGGTGCAGAATAATCTTCGTATAAATAATGAGGTTTAAAGCCTGATAAGGGAGTAAAAATATCTCCTAACCATTCCCAGACGTTTCCTCTTAAATCGTAAATACCTTGAGGATTTCTTGCTGTTTCTAAACTACCCACGGGATGAGGAGAAATAAATTTGAAATCAAGGTTATAGTTATTAACGTTATAATCGCTTTTTTGTTGAAGAAATTGCCATTGTGCTTCACTCATTAACTGATAGTTTTTTCCCGATTTTTGTGATAGATAACAACAATAAGCATTAGCTTCATGATGATTTACTTCTACTGGAAAATCTAAAGGTAAATCAATTTCATCAAACATCAATCGGTAATAATAATTATCTAACGATTTACGCCAAAATTTAGGATAAATAACATTGTTTTCTTGTTTCCATTGCCATGATATTTCATCCCAATAATTTTCATTCTCATAACCTTTGCTATTAACAAACTCTAAAAATTCGCCGTTAGTAATCATATATTTACTAACTTGAAAAGGATTAACTATCACTTCTTTTTCGCCAAAATCAATATCCCAACCGTAAAGATTATCTTTTTTTTTCTTCCCCAATGTCACTATACCTCCTTCTACTTTTATCATCTCATTTTGAGGCTGTTTTCCTTGAGATTTTGCATAATTCCATTGACTTGGTTTCGTTACTAATTCTAAGGGTAGTTGTCGAATTAACATCGAGGAAGTTTCTATATGTATTTTTTGATGTTCTATACTCATAACTATTCCCCACCAAACACTATCAGGAGTTATGGGTAAAGTTAAAGGAGTTTTTTCGATGATATTAATAACGGTTTTATAGGCTTGATGACGATAATGCCATAATTCTTCTACTTTTGCCCATTTTACGGAAGCAATCGCTTGTTGTAGTTCAGATGGTGTTTCGGGATCTACTCCCATTTCATATAATTTTTCATAGTCTGGATTAATTCGTTGACTTTCTTTTAATAAGCCAAGAATAACTAATTTATTAAGATAAAAAACCGCAGAATGTCCTAAATAAAAAATTAAGGGATTACGTAAAGAATCAGGATTTTGATAAAAAGTTTCAGAGTTAATAATACTTTTAAATAATAAATCTTCTGTTTGCCAAGAGTCAGTTAAATAATTAATAATATCTTCTTTCTTGCACTCATTTAAAATTAACATTTTTACACCTTAAAATCCTTCACCAAAAATAATATTAAATTTCTTTGCATCTTTGCACCTTTGCGAGAAAAAAATTAGACAATTAACTAAATAAAACTAAATTAGTTGAGTTAAAATTAATCCAAAATAATTATCTTTATCAGTCCAATATTTAATAGTTTTAAGTTGATGATTATTCAAAAATTCTTGCATTTGATTTAAGTTAAACTTTCGAGAAATTTCTGTTAAGACAGGCTCATTTTCTTGAAAATTAATGTTTAAGTCTAATTTATCTAATCTGACTTCATGATTTTTTTGAGCATATAAATACATCTCAATTTGTTGATTCTCTTGATTATAAATAGCTTGATGTTTAAATAGATTAATGTCAAAATTACCATCAAAACAAGCGTTAAGATGAGACAACATATTAAGATTAAATGCGGCCGTTATGCCTCGACTATCGTTATAAGCATTTTCTAAAATATTAACTGATTTTTGTAAATCGATGCCCAACAAAAAATAATCACCTACTTGCAATATATCTCGAACTTCATTAAAAAGCTCATCGCTTTGCTCATAAGTAAAATTACCTAATGTACTCCCTAAAAAAATAATCATCCGTTGGGGTAAAGAAGAAATAGGAAGTTGCAATAAAGCTTGTTCATAAGTTCCCGCTAAACCTAAAATGGATAAATTATCATATTCTTCATGCAATTGTAAGGCACTATTTTTCAGGATTTCGCTACTAACATCGATAGGTACATATTGCCAAGATTTACCTAAACTATCATAAGCGGATAATAACAGGCGAGTTTTCGTCGAGCTACCACTGCCTAATTCTACTAATTCGCAAATTCCTGTTATCTCGGCAATTTCTTGACTCGCAGTCATTAAAATAGAAGTCTCGGTGCGAGTAGGATAATATTCAGGTAAATCGCAAATTTTTTCAAATAATTCTGAACCGAGGCGATCATAAAAATATTTTGATGGTAAACTTTTGGGTATGCTGGTTAAACCTTGAATAACATCAACACCTTCATCAAGATTAGTAGAAAGACTCTTCAAATACTTAATATTTATTTTTTTCTCTTGATTGATAATCAGCATAGTTAATTTTAAGATAGTTGTATTTAAAAATACAAGTTTTAACAATTAAATTTGTACAATCCTATCATTTCATTGATCAAACTTTTCACTAGACTTTTTCCAAAATTAACTTAATGGATAATATAGCAATCTTACGATGGGAGTTGTAAAATTTTCAGAGATATTAGCTATCATTTATCTGTTCTCAAATATAGTAGGATTTACAGATTTATGTTGTCATGTTTAATTATTCACAAATGATTTACTATTGCTATAGATAACAGGCAATAGATTAATATATTTTCACTATTTACAACCCTTAAAAAAAGTGCAAAATAAAAATTTAACTTGACTTTAACTAAAATTTTATGTTATCTTAGAAGTTTGCTCTAAAATCAGGAGAATAAGAAAACATGGCTGGATCTCAATTAAATGCGGATGTTTGGATTAGTGAATACATCACCCCTTATGATATTTATGTTCACGGTATCACTAGCATTCTCGCCCATAAGAAGACTCCTTATCAAGAAATGTATATTGTGGAAAGTGGTGCTTATGGTAAAGCTTTAGTATTAGATGGGAAATGGCAATCTTGTACGGGAGATGAATTTTTATATCATGAAGCATTAGTACATCCAGCCATGGTTAATCATCCTAATCCTGAAAATGTTTTGATTTTAGGTGGCGGAGAAGGTGCAACTACTAGAGAAGTTTTTCGCTGGAATGCTGTCAAAAAAGCTATGATGGTGGACATTGATGGTGATGTAGTGGAAGCCTGTCGTCAACATTTACCTGAAATGCACCAAGGTTCTTTTGATGATCCTCGTTTAGAATTAATTATCGGTGATGCTTTTAATGTTTTAGATACTACTGAACCTACATGGGATATTATTATTTCCGATTTGTCTGATCCTATCGAAGAAGGTCCTTCTTTTCAACTGTTCACCAAAGAATATTTTTCTCAGTTAAAGCAAGTTTTAAGAGAAAATGGTATTGTTGTAATACAAGCTGGTCCTATTGCCCCAGCAAATCTTCATATTCACGGGCGTTTAGTAAATACTCTTAAAGCTGTGTTTAGCAATGTTCATGCTTATTTTGCCCCAACTTGTACTTATGGCTCGGCATGGGGCTTTGCAATTGCTTCTGAATCAAGATTTGATACTATTCCTAATCCTGAAAAAATTGATCTTTTATTAGAACAAAAAACCAGTAATGATTTTCGTTCTTTTGATGGTATTAGCCTCTTGGGAATGTTACAAACTCCGGGTTATGTCAGACAATGTATTGAGAAAGAAACAGAAGTTTATAGCATTACTCAACCACCCAAATTCTTCGGCAAAGGGGTGAATAATTAACGATTAACAATAGACCTCTTGCAAAATAAAAATTAAAATCTATTTAAGGTGAGAAATTATTAATTGTAATAATCATTACCTATTCATTACACATGGCTCATTACCTGACTTTTGCAAGAAGTCTAATTAACAATTAAAGCATGATTATTTTCTGAAAGAACATACAGAATATAGATGATATAATGTTCCTAGGACTGCTAATAGGGATACAAAAGTCTTATCTAAAGAATTTCATCTTTTCTTATTCCTTTGCAATGTAAAAAATTTTTTCATGCCAAAATTACCAAAACGCCAAAAATCTCCACAATCTCAATCTCATCTGGGGATTTCCCTGAAATGGTTGTTAATTGTGCCTTTTATGGTGCAAATTGTAGGGGCTGTCGGTTTAGTCGGTTATCTATCTTACAAAAGTGAACGAGATTCCATTGAAGAGTTAATTATTGAAATTCATCGAGAAACTACTAATAATGTTGTTCAGTATTTAGATAATTATTTAGCTACCCCCGTATTAATAAATCGGATTAATGCGGAGGCTTTTTACGAAGGATTATTAAAACTTGATAATATCCCCCAACTAGAGCGTTATTTATTTCGACAACTACAACAATTTCCCACAGTAAGTCATATTATGGTGGGCACAGAAGCGGGAATTTTTCGGGTGGCTAATCGTAATCCTTCTCCCAGTTTATTACGAGCAAATCCTGTACAACCCAACCAAGTTTATGTTTATAAAGTAGATGAAAAAGGTAATCCTATTGGTGTAATTAATACTTTTAAAGCCTTTAAACTCCAAACTCGCCCGTGGTATAAAAATGCCGTCAAGGCAGGTAAACCTACTGCTATACCGATTTTTCAGTTATCAGATAATACTGATCTTTCCCTCAATAGTAGTCATCCCATTTATGATCAAAAAACAGGTAAATTATTAGGAGTTTTTTCCGCCGCATCAGATTTAAACTTTTTTCGCAAATTTATTGCTAATTTGAAAGTAGGTAAAAATGGACGAGTATTTATTGTTGATAAGGATGGTTTTTTAATTGGTAATTCGACACAATATTTACCTTTTCATAAAATAGAAAAAAACGGCAAAATTATTCTTGAAAAAATTAAGGCAGTTGACAGTGAAGATTATTTAATTCAATCTACCAGTATTTATATAAATGACAAATTTCAAAGTTTTGGGATATTATCAAAAAAGATACAATTTGACTTTTTTACCGAAAATGAGCGTCATCGACAATTTGTACAAGTTATTCCTTATCATCATAATTTAACAAAAGATTGGTTCATTGTGGTTGTTGTACCTGAATCAGATTTTACTGCCAGAATTGAAAAAAATAATCAACAGACTATTCTTTTATCTTTCCTCACCTTTGTTACTACTACAGGAATTGGTATTTTTACCGCCCGTAAAATTACTTTACCCGTTTCTAAAATAAGTGAAGCAAGTAAATCTCTGGCTGAAGGGGAATTAGAACAATTTTTATCAGAAGATTCGATGATTACAGAAATAAAATTGTTATCGACATCTTTTAATGAAATGTCAAAGCAAATTCAGCAATCTTTTGATAACGTAGAAATTGCATTACAAGAATCTGAGGAAAAATATAAAACCCTGTTTAACACTTTACCGATAGGAGTTTCTATTACCAATTCTCAAGGTAAAATTATCGAAAGTAATCCTGCTTCAGAAAAAATTTTACAGATTCCCGTAGAAGAAGCCACAAGCCAAACTTATGATTCTCCCCAATGGAAAATTATGCGTGAAGATGGTTCACCTATGCCCTCGGAAGAGTATCCTAGT encodes the following:
- the ovoA gene encoding 5-histidylcysteine sulfoxide synthase, with the protein product MLILNECKKEDIINYLTDSWQTEDLLFKSIINSETFYQNPDSLRNPLIFYLGHSAVFYLNKLVILGLLKESQRINPDYEKLYEMGVDPETPSELQQAIASVKWAKVEELWHYRHQAYKTVINIIEKTPLTLPITPDSVWWGIVMSIEHQKIHIETSSMLIRQLPLELVTKPSQWNYAKSQGKQPQNEMIKVEGGIVTLGKKKKDNLYGWDIDFGEKEVIVNPFQVSKYMITNGEFLEFVNSKGYENENYWDEISWQWKQENNVIYPKFWRKSLDNYYYRLMFDEIDLPLDFPVEVNHHEANAYCCYLSQKSGKNYQLMSEAQWQFLQQKSDYNVNNYNLDFKFISPHPVGSLETARNPQGIYDLRGNVWEWLGDIFTPLSGFKPHYLYEDYSAPFFDDRHYMLIGGSWATNGYEATSYYRNWFRPYFYQHAGFRVVINK
- the egtD gene encoding L-histidine N(alpha)-methyltransferase; protein product: MLIINQEKKINIKYLKSLSTNLDEGVDVIQGLTSIPKSLPSKYFYDRLGSELFEKICDLPEYYPTRTETSILMTASQEIAEITGICELVELGSGSSTKTRLLLSAYDSLGKSWQYVPIDVSSEILKNSALQLHEEYDNLSILGLAGTYEQALLQLPISSLPQRMIIFLGSTLGNFTYEQSDELFNEVRDILQVGDYFLLGIDLQKSVNILENAYNDSRGITAAFNLNMLSHLNACFDGNFDINLFKHQAIYNQENQQIEMYLYAQKNHEVRLDKLDLNINFQENEPVLTEISRKFNLNQMQEFLNNHQLKTIKYWTDKDNYFGLILTQLI
- a CDS encoding spermidine synthase; translated protein: MAGSQLNADVWISEYITPYDIYVHGITSILAHKKTPYQEMYIVESGAYGKALVLDGKWQSCTGDEFLYHEALVHPAMVNHPNPENVLILGGGEGATTREVFRWNAVKKAMMVDIDGDVVEACRQHLPEMHQGSFDDPRLELIIGDAFNVLDTTEPTWDIIISDLSDPIEEGPSFQLFTKEYFSQLKQVLRENGIVVIQAGPIAPANLHIHGRLVNTLKAVFSNVHAYFAPTCTYGSAWGFAIASESRFDTIPNPEKIDLLLEQKTSNDFRSFDGISLLGMLQTPGYVRQCIEKETEVYSITQPPKFFGKGVNN